One window from the genome of Leptospira broomii serovar Hurstbridge str. 5399 encodes:
- the hisB gene encoding imidazoleglycerol-phosphate dehydratase HisB, with product MKEERKTSETDIKLALNVRGTGKYNFDTEIPFFDHMLSHVSKHSLIDLDLWLRGDIEIDCHHSVEDTAILLGSTIHKQLGDKAGIRRYGHFTLPMDEVLTTVAVDLGGRFFFKYSGPPLVGKFGIYDAELTLEFLQKFALNAKMNLHVVVHYGENRHHLHESIFKGLGKALRMAIEIDPKAEGTIPSTKGVLE from the coding sequence ATGAAAGAAGAGAGGAAGACCTCCGAGACGGATATAAAACTAGCCCTAAACGTAAGAGGGACCGGAAAATATAATTTTGATACTGAGATTCCATTTTTCGATCACATGCTTTCCCACGTATCAAAGCATAGTCTGATAGATCTTGATCTTTGGTTACGAGGAGACATAGAAATTGATTGCCACCATAGCGTGGAGGACACTGCGATTCTGTTAGGTTCTACGATTCACAAGCAACTCGGTGACAAGGCTGGAATTCGTAGATACGGGCATTTTACCTTACCGATGGACGAGGTTCTTACGACGGTCGCTGTCGATCTAGGTGGACGATTTTTCTTTAAATACTCCGGGCCACCGCTAGTCGGAAAATTCGGTATCTACGATGCGGAACTTACTCTGGAGTTCCTGCAAAAGTTCGCATTGAACGCTAAGATGAATTTACATGTTGTCGTCCATTACGGTGAAAATAGACATCATTTGCACGAATCGATATTCAAAGGCCTAGGTAAGGCCTTAAGAATGGCAATTGAAATAGATCCAAAGGCTGAAGGAACCATTCCGTCAACAAAGGGAGTCTTGGAGTGA
- the hisH gene encoding imidazole glycerol phosphate synthase subunit HisH: MIAVLDYGMGNIHSCLKAISLYTNEFCYTKDPEIILSSSALILPGDGHFDKAMTNLRESGLKEVVDKHVQSGKPLLGICIGFQILFEDSDETASTNSKGTVEGLGYIKGKVRKFRGKNFKVPHIGWNRLIKRRPKETLLLKEIPDESFVYFIHSYRPTDVEGKAITGLCQYYGEKFPAVIEKGNIFGTQFHPEKSHSIGLKILENFIKSL, encoded by the coding sequence GTGATCGCAGTTTTAGATTATGGGATGGGTAATATCCATTCCTGCCTTAAAGCGATCTCCCTGTACACGAATGAATTTTGTTATACTAAAGATCCTGAAATCATTCTCTCGTCTTCGGCCCTGATACTTCCAGGTGACGGACATTTTGATAAGGCGATGACGAATCTAAGGGAATCCGGGTTAAAAGAAGTGGTAGACAAGCATGTTCAATCAGGAAAACCTTTATTAGGAATTTGTATAGGATTTCAGATTCTTTTCGAAGATTCAGATGAGACCGCTTCCACCAACTCCAAGGGAACGGTCGAAGGATTGGGTTATATCAAGGGCAAAGTACGTAAGTTTCGGGGGAAAAATTTTAAGGTTCCGCATATAGGCTGGAATCGGCTTATTAAACGAAGACCTAAGGAAACGCTTCTTTTAAAGGAAATTCCGGACGAATCGTTCGTTTATTTTATTCACTCTTATCGACCTACCGATGTGGAAGGCAAAGCGATTACTGGACTTTGTCAATATTACGGAGAGAAATTTCCGGCAGTTATCGAAAAGGGAAATATTTTTGGAACTCAATTTCATCCGGAGAAATCCCATTCTATCGGACTAAAAATTCTGGAGAATTTTATAAAATCGTTATGA
- the hisA gene encoding 1-(5-phosphoribosyl)-5-[(5-phosphoribosylamino)methylideneamino]imidazole-4-carboxamide isomerase: MILIPAIDLLDNCAVRLFKGKYEDKTVYSTEPWKLAEGFEKNGAGLLHLVDLNGARNQIGVNGESISKIRNSTKLKIQLGGGIRDKEKLAYYDSIGIDRFILGTAAVKDPALLDFALQKYGKDRVVVAVDARDGIVKIAGWEEDSGLKYMDLLARIHKVGVEFIIFTDIAQDGTLAGPNLNAYKEILSQYPFQVIASGGISSLKDIMALSALGTPVPVFGVITGKALYEGRIDLAEAISSLEE; encoded by the coding sequence ATGATCTTAATTCCTGCTATAGACCTTCTGGATAATTGTGCGGTTCGACTTTTTAAAGGCAAGTACGAAGACAAAACGGTTTATTCTACCGAGCCTTGGAAGCTTGCCGAGGGATTCGAAAAAAATGGAGCAGGTCTACTCCATTTAGTCGATTTAAACGGGGCCAGAAATCAAATCGGAGTTAATGGGGAATCCATTTCGAAGATCAGAAATTCTACGAAATTGAAAATTCAACTCGGCGGCGGAATCCGTGATAAGGAAAAATTGGCCTATTATGATTCTATCGGAATCGATCGTTTTATTCTTGGAACCGCAGCGGTAAAAGATCCGGCATTACTGGATTTCGCCTTACAAAAGTACGGAAAAGACCGGGTTGTCGTAGCAGTCGACGCTAGAGATGGGATCGTAAAAATCGCAGGATGGGAAGAAGACTCAGGTCTAAAATATATGGATCTTCTGGCTAGAATTCACAAGGTCGGCGTCGAATTCATTATTTTCACTGATATCGCGCAAGACGGAACGTTAGCTGGACCGAACTTGAATGCTTATAAGGAGATTCTAAGTCAATATCCTTTTCAAGTAATCGCTTCCGGCGGTATTTCATCCTTAAAAGATATTATGGCCTTATCCGCATTGGGAACACCGGTCCCGGTATTCGGCGTAATAACTGGCAAAGCTCTCTACGAAGGACGTATCGACCTTGCAGAGGCTATCTCCAGCCTAGAAGAATAA
- a CDS encoding vitamin K epoxide reductase/DsbA family protein translates to MKKIQLNYVLTGIAAIGLIISFLLIQKYFGGGDGAAKALCDALSESGSCDKVSESSFSAIRNIPFFGDVPIALFGFAFYGFIGFLFVWAERYKEKEADYTRLAFYLLILGLIVDISLFLVSSLVIEAICGLCVATYLVTLALLGITYIKFKAIQEKTITKVFPVITKDILNFAIALLIFLLIGQVFGKISGPSLTAGEHSGASQIARSLAEYEAAPVIPIDITGSSFQGDANAPITIVKFADFNCGHCMHTSHILKGILRDYEGIVKVVYKNFPLDGNCNRLVQRSSPQASSCVAASAAICADKQHKFPVIYDGLYADNELGVMHTPATVLKLAESNGLDMNSFRSCLASPAVRQQIAKEVDDAEKMDIRSTPSLFINNKAIRSGTPDEKFLRELINSLIKKV, encoded by the coding sequence ATGAAAAAAATTCAGTTGAATTACGTTCTAACTGGGATCGCAGCAATCGGACTTATTATTTCTTTCCTCTTAATTCAAAAATACTTCGGGGGAGGCGACGGGGCAGCAAAAGCTTTATGCGACGCATTAAGCGAAAGCGGTTCTTGTGATAAGGTTTCCGAAAGTAGTTTTTCAGCAATTCGTAATATTCCTTTTTTTGGGGATGTTCCGATTGCATTGTTCGGTTTTGCTTTTTACGGGTTTATAGGATTCCTTTTTGTTTGGGCGGAACGATATAAAGAAAAGGAAGCTGATTATACTCGATTAGCGTTTTATCTTTTAATCTTGGGCCTGATCGTCGATATAAGTTTATTTCTTGTTTCTTCTCTGGTTATCGAAGCGATTTGCGGACTCTGCGTAGCAACGTATCTTGTGACTCTTGCTCTTTTAGGTATCACATACATTAAATTTAAGGCAATCCAAGAGAAGACGATAACGAAAGTATTTCCGGTAATAACGAAGGATATATTGAACTTTGCTATCGCTCTTTTGATATTCTTACTAATCGGACAAGTATTCGGAAAAATTTCCGGACCTTCTCTAACTGCGGGGGAACATTCCGGAGCATCTCAGATTGCGCGCTCGTTGGCCGAGTATGAGGCGGCTCCGGTTATTCCGATTGATATTACTGGCTCTTCGTTCCAAGGCGACGCAAATGCTCCGATCACGATCGTTAAGTTCGCGGATTTTAATTGCGGCCACTGCATGCACACATCTCATATTCTTAAAGGAATTTTGAGGGATTATGAAGGTATTGTAAAGGTAGTTTATAAGAATTTTCCTTTGGATGGAAATTGTAATCGTCTTGTACAGAGGTCGTCGCCTCAAGCGAGTTCCTGCGTTGCAGCTTCTGCGGCGATTTGCGCAGATAAACAGCATAAATTTCCGGTAATTTACGACGGTTTGTACGCTGATAACGAGCTCGGTGTAATGCATACTCCGGCCACTGTTTTAAAGTTAGCGGAATCAAACGGGCTTGATATGAATTCGTTTCGATCTTGCCTTGCGTCTCCCGCAGTAAGACAGCAAATCGCAAAAGAAGTTGATGATGCCGAGAAAATGGATATTCGCAGTACTCCAAGTCTCTTTATCAATAATAAGGCGATCCGAAGCGGGACGCCTGATGAGAAGTTTTTAAGAGAACTTATCAATAGCCTGATCAAAAAGGTTTAA
- a CDS encoding DUF885 domain-containing protein, with protein MKKILSIILLSVAAIAFLFGGLVWHTANYRPLTLYLFYEKIFWENVLDDPETLSSIRILDRWGIRGHNSEWTDSSPERELEIADRKKRQLEILRSYDSAELKGEDKAYYRALEWGLELAAKGEAFVYYDYPVNQLFGLQNQIPTFLATVHDIEDENDVDAYLARLRKIPNKIDQSLRGLKLRQSKGIIPPIFILDKVLDEIKGFRRSTPQTNILYVSLEKKLAKVEKLKSRKKEYLEKVEKEIRQSVYPSYERLEEFLYRQKKVADSKAGVWKLPDGDDYYAQVLKFHTTTSLTPEEIHSIGTSEVKRIQTEMKDILKSLGLNNREIPVALKELRSRSEFLFPSSDQGREEALSAYREILEDSILKSKPLFPIWPKANIEVQRIPAFKEAGAPGAYYEEPSWDGKRPGVFYANLRDLKEVPKFGMRTLTYHEAIPGHHLQIAWAQELTNAPRILRMTHYTAFVEGWALYAERLAKDYAFFSDPHSDLGRLQAELFRAVRLVVDTGIHRKRWSREQAIEYMSKNTGMPPKDVTAEIERYIVYPGQACAYKIGMLSFLRLREDWKITKGADFDIKKFHGFALGAGSLPMEILEERSKETLLYPKN; from the coding sequence ATGAAAAAGATTTTAAGCATTATCCTTTTGTCGGTTGCGGCAATTGCTTTTTTATTCGGCGGTTTGGTCTGGCATACTGCTAATTACCGACCGTTGACTTTATATTTGTTTTATGAAAAAATTTTCTGGGAGAACGTTTTGGACGATCCCGAAACACTTTCTTCGATTAGAATACTCGACCGGTGGGGTATTCGTGGCCATAATTCCGAATGGACCGACTCCTCTCCGGAACGAGAACTTGAAATTGCTGATCGAAAGAAGAGGCAACTTGAAATTTTAAGAAGCTATGATTCTGCCGAACTAAAGGGCGAAGATAAGGCGTATTATCGCGCTTTGGAATGGGGTTTGGAGTTGGCGGCAAAGGGAGAGGCATTCGTTTATTATGATTACCCTGTAAACCAACTCTTCGGGCTACAAAATCAAATCCCTACATTTCTAGCGACGGTCCACGACATTGAAGATGAAAACGATGTCGACGCATATCTCGCCAGGCTACGAAAAATACCCAATAAAATCGATCAGAGCCTACGAGGGTTAAAATTACGGCAATCGAAAGGGATTATACCTCCAATTTTTATATTGGATAAGGTATTGGATGAAATCAAGGGATTTCGAAGATCGACGCCTCAGACAAATATTCTTTACGTGAGCCTTGAAAAGAAATTAGCAAAAGTAGAAAAACTCAAAAGTAGAAAAAAGGAATATTTAGAGAAGGTTGAAAAAGAAATTCGGCAATCGGTGTATCCGTCATACGAGAGGCTGGAAGAATTTCTTTATCGGCAAAAAAAAGTCGCGGATAGTAAAGCAGGGGTTTGGAAATTACCCGACGGCGACGACTATTATGCTCAAGTTTTAAAGTTCCATACCACCACCTCGCTGACTCCGGAAGAGATACATTCGATTGGAACTTCGGAAGTAAAGAGAATCCAGACTGAAATGAAGGATATTTTAAAATCACTCGGCCTTAATAACCGTGAAATTCCGGTCGCCCTAAAAGAATTGCGATCGCGTTCCGAGTTTTTATTTCCTTCTTCCGATCAAGGACGGGAAGAAGCTTTGTCCGCCTATCGAGAGATCCTGGAGGATTCTATCCTAAAATCTAAACCTCTCTTTCCGATCTGGCCTAAGGCGAATATAGAAGTGCAAAGAATACCTGCATTTAAGGAAGCCGGGGCGCCAGGTGCATATTACGAAGAACCGAGCTGGGACGGAAAAAGACCGGGAGTTTTTTATGCAAACCTCCGGGATTTAAAGGAAGTTCCTAAATTCGGAATGCGTACGCTTACCTATCACGAAGCAATTCCCGGTCATCATTTACAGATTGCTTGGGCTCAAGAATTGACGAATGCTCCGAGAATTTTGCGAATGACTCATTATACGGCGTTTGTGGAAGGATGGGCTCTATATGCGGAACGATTAGCAAAAGACTACGCATTCTTTTCGGATCCTCATTCGGATCTGGGACGTTTACAAGCGGAGCTCTTTAGGGCGGTCAGACTTGTCGTTGATACCGGAATTCATCGAAAGCGATGGTCCCGGGAGCAGGCGATCGAATATATGAGTAAAAATACCGGGATGCCGCCAAAAGATGTTACCGCCGAAATAGAGCGATATATCGTATATCCCGGTCAAGCCTGTGCGTATAAAATCGGAATGTTATCCTTCTTGCGTCTACGAGAGGATTGGAAAATTACAAAAGGGGCCGACTTTGACATAAAGAAGTTTCACGGATTTGCATTAGGTGCAGGTTCATTGCCGATGGAAATTTTGGAAGAGCGATCAAAGGAAACGTTACTATACCCTAAGAATTAA
- the thiD gene encoding bifunctional hydroxymethylpyrimidine kinase/phosphomethylpyrimidine kinase yields the protein MTSVRPVILTIAGSDSGGGAGIQADLKTINAIGNFGTSALTCLTAQNPDGVSGILEVDPDFLEKQIRAVFSYFPVAAIKTGMLFSQPLISRLSALIREFKAAGSTFRLVVDPVMVATSGAKLLQDNAIESLIQELIPLADLITPNLDEANLLGIGIVSSISDMRPAAEFLSRKYGTNVLLKGGHLRNVNEATDVLSLPNGDTTVYSKPFVPNFYPHGTGCTYSSAIASYWGKNHSLSEAISLAKEFLHAAIEQAYSIGKSKTLNHNPKIY from the coding sequence ATGACATCGGTTAGACCTGTTATACTCACCATTGCCGGCTCCGATTCTGGAGGTGGCGCCGGAATCCAAGCCGACTTGAAAACTATAAACGCTATCGGAAATTTCGGAACTTCCGCATTGACATGCCTAACTGCACAAAATCCTGATGGCGTCTCGGGGATACTTGAGGTTGATCCTGATTTTCTAGAGAAGCAAATTCGTGCCGTATTTTCTTATTTCCCGGTTGCAGCGATAAAAACGGGAATGCTCTTCTCTCAGCCGCTAATTTCAAGACTTTCCGCGTTGATTCGAGAATTTAAAGCCGCTGGTAGTACGTTTCGGTTGGTTGTCGATCCTGTAATGGTGGCAACTAGCGGGGCCAAATTGCTTCAAGACAATGCAATCGAATCGTTAATTCAAGAATTAATTCCATTGGCTGATTTAATCACTCCGAATCTAGACGAAGCAAATTTGCTTGGAATCGGGATAGTCTCTTCAATATCCGATATGCGTCCGGCTGCCGAATTTCTTTCTCGGAAGTACGGAACAAACGTACTTCTTAAAGGAGGGCATCTGAGAAATGTAAATGAGGCGACGGACGTTTTATCCCTCCCGAACGGAGATACTACCGTCTATTCAAAACCGTTTGTTCCTAATTTTTACCCTCATGGAACCGGTTGCACGTATTCATCTGCAATCGCTTCCTACTGGGGAAAAAATCACTCTCTATCCGAAGCAATCTCCTTAGCCAAAGAATTTCTTCACGCTGCAATTGAGCAGGCTTACTCGATCGGAAAATCTAAAACCTTAAATCATAACCCCAAGATATATTAA
- a CDS encoding MGMT family protein: protein MKKLPQSKNKIIVKKPSFYEEVYKITKKVPRGRITSYGRIAVLLGKPRAARAVGYALNAIPKDREQKIPWQRVINSQGKISFRGDSHRAILQRKILQSEGIEFDQNDTADFRKFGWP from the coding sequence ATGAAAAAACTCCCACAATCTAAGAATAAAATTATAGTTAAGAAACCTAGTTTTTACGAGGAAGTTTATAAAATTACAAAGAAGGTTCCTCGAGGAAGAATCACCAGCTACGGCAGGATCGCAGTCTTATTAGGAAAGCCGAGAGCAGCTAGGGCAGTAGGCTACGCGTTAAATGCCATCCCTAAAGATCGAGAGCAAAAAATTCCTTGGCAAAGAGTAATTAACAGCCAAGGAAAAATCTCATTCCGAGGGGACTCCCATCGAGCCATTTTACAAAGGAAGATTTTACAGTCGGAGGGAATAGAGTTCGATCAGAATGATACCGCTGATTTCAGGAAATTCGGATGGCCTTAA
- a CDS encoding GAF domain-containing sensor histidine kinase, which produces MKIIRKFGPILGLVLAITLLQTAVILAFNFTFLDPKQAEILLISLPASTIIAILAYMGLSRLTGDRNFSRAIDRFTIRDRQYLKYLSLLDKFKSDLIATNITDSVCEKILKFIQNIVPPTTAKIYLWREDLGTFSPFPQEGTSEHFYIFDPFLLWVTEHDRIFHVSEFQTNPLYAQIKEHALSFAERTKSELLIPLILNRSLLGMLVLGAHKEGGEYADEELEKLNEVRSVSVMSLSNSIFYERLIELTETLEEKVRNRTRELENAQSQLVMSEKMASLGTMVAGIAHEINTPAGVINGSADNLESNMNYIVKNVFDVVRFARNRKLRKSFEIALLYILRDRKKSQPMESKDKFRIKKEVRDELIELGVDSGLASDVSSFIIENDALEIRKYIFEVIVHGENKGYYMLKNASNTNKNIKNIRYSIRNIVRIVKALKYYSHLDQSKSFTNADIIEGIENTLVIMHNQLKYGVEVRKNFSPIPKVVCNPDELNQVWTNLIQNANQAIRGQGIIEVSVYSGEEKVIVEIQDDGPGILPSIKDRIWDPFFTTKDQGEGSGLGLGIVKGIIEKHKGNISFESKPGKTVFKVELPLRPPEPSAIESVSFDKL; this is translated from the coding sequence ATGAAAATCATACGTAAATTCGGACCTATCCTTGGCCTGGTCTTGGCCATTACTTTATTACAGACTGCAGTAATCTTAGCCTTCAATTTTACTTTCCTAGATCCGAAGCAGGCAGAGATTCTTTTAATAAGTCTTCCAGCCTCTACAATTATCGCAATACTTGCATATATGGGTCTATCTCGTTTAACGGGAGATCGTAACTTTTCGCGCGCCATCGATCGATTTACCATAAGAGACCGGCAATATCTTAAATATCTATCGTTACTAGATAAATTTAAGAGTGACTTGATCGCTACTAACATCACCGACTCTGTCTGTGAAAAGATACTAAAATTCATCCAAAATATCGTGCCTCCGACGACGGCGAAAATCTATCTTTGGCGGGAGGATTTGGGAACGTTTTCACCTTTCCCTCAAGAAGGAACATCCGAACATTTTTATATCTTTGATCCATTTTTACTCTGGGTAACCGAGCACGATCGTATCTTCCATGTTTCGGAATTTCAAACAAACCCGCTATACGCCCAAATTAAAGAGCACGCCTTATCATTTGCAGAAAGAACAAAATCGGAACTTTTAATCCCGCTTATTTTAAACAGAAGTTTATTAGGTATGCTAGTCTTGGGTGCACACAAAGAAGGCGGGGAATATGCCGATGAAGAACTGGAAAAACTTAACGAGGTACGATCGGTTTCCGTCATGTCCTTATCCAATTCCATTTTTTACGAACGACTCATCGAATTAACCGAAACTCTTGAAGAGAAAGTCCGCAATCGAACCAGGGAACTTGAGAACGCACAATCGCAACTAGTCATGTCCGAAAAAATGGCTTCATTGGGAACAATGGTCGCCGGAATCGCGCATGAAATAAACACACCGGCCGGTGTGATCAACGGTTCTGCCGATAATTTGGAATCGAATATGAACTACATCGTAAAAAACGTGTTCGACGTGGTTCGATTCGCTCGTAATAGAAAACTTCGAAAGTCATTTGAAATTGCGTTACTCTATATTTTACGCGATCGGAAAAAATCCCAACCAATGGAGTCAAAAGATAAATTCCGAATCAAGAAGGAAGTTCGTGACGAGCTGATCGAACTCGGAGTAGATTCCGGACTAGCCAGCGACGTTTCTTCCTTCATTATCGAAAACGATGCTTTGGAAATTCGTAAGTATATATTCGAGGTCATCGTCCATGGCGAAAACAAAGGTTATTATATGCTTAAGAACGCTTCGAATACGAATAAAAATATTAAGAATATTCGATATTCCATACGAAATATCGTTCGAATCGTAAAAGCTTTAAAATACTACTCTCACTTAGACCAAAGTAAATCGTTTACCAACGCCGATATCATTGAAGGTATTGAAAATACCTTAGTCATCATGCACAATCAATTGAAGTACGGAGTCGAAGTTCGAAAGAATTTTTCTCCCATCCCTAAGGTGGTATGCAATCCGGACGAGCTTAATCAGGTTTGGACGAATTTGATTCAGAATGCTAATCAAGCCATCAGAGGACAAGGAATCATAGAGGTATCCGTCTATTCCGGAGAAGAGAAAGTCATTGTAGAGATTCAAGACGACGGCCCCGGAATTTTACCGTCCATTAAAGATAGAATTTGGGATCCGTTTTTTACTACCAAAGACCAAGGCGAAGGGTCGGGCTTAGGACTCGGCATCGTGAAAGGAATTATCGAAAAGCACAAAGGAAATATAAGTTTCGAATCAAAACCGGGAAAGACGGTTTTTAAAGTGGAACTTCCTTTACGTCCTCCTGAACCGTCGGCAATTGAGTCTGTTTCGTTCGATAAATTGTAG
- the rsgA gene encoding ribosome small subunit-dependent GTPase A, producing MTTPTERVKEFFTIATVFGAFYDLYSPKRGRLRAVLRGKLRTIISKERHPFVVGDLVLAEKSGGEWAIFEKRPRRNELLRKSKEGDAQVLCANVDQVAILASLRDPETKDGFLDRCLAAVTSAGIHPIILFTKKDLVDQKVLTDRLTSYTNLGYEVLAVSCKTGEGIPELISKFSRKTTFLAGNSGVGKSSLVNVLSEKELQKTSAVSISTHKGKHTTTNSNFLILGDDIILIDSPGIKEWGILHLTKGEILESFPEIAKFKDDCLVSNCCQAAPGCKLLEILELGLEIREERKKSLESMLASLENPFRITRRDHLKNESLS from the coding sequence ATGACTACGCCCACCGAACGAGTAAAGGAGTTTTTTACTATTGCAACGGTCTTCGGGGCCTTCTATGATCTATATTCTCCTAAGAGAGGACGTCTTCGCGCCGTTCTTCGCGGAAAACTGCGAACAATTATTTCTAAAGAGCGCCATCCGTTTGTAGTCGGCGATCTTGTTTTAGCGGAGAAGTCGGGAGGCGAGTGGGCAATTTTCGAAAAACGACCTCGTAGAAATGAACTTTTACGGAAAAGTAAGGAAGGCGATGCGCAAGTACTTTGTGCGAATGTGGACCAAGTTGCAATCCTAGCATCTTTACGAGATCCCGAAACAAAGGACGGGTTTTTGGACCGGTGTCTAGCCGCGGTTACTTCTGCAGGAATTCATCCGATCATACTCTTCACAAAAAAAGACCTCGTAGACCAAAAGGTGTTAACCGATCGATTGACATCGTATACAAATTTAGGTTATGAAGTTTTGGCGGTATCTTGTAAAACCGGGGAAGGAATTCCCGAATTAATTTCCAAGTTTTCTCGCAAAACTACCTTTTTAGCAGGGAATTCAGGAGTTGGAAAATCAAGCTTAGTAAATGTCTTATCCGAAAAGGAACTTCAAAAAACCTCGGCGGTAAGTATTTCCACCCATAAGGGAAAACATACGACTACGAATTCCAATTTTCTAATTTTGGGCGATGATATTATCTTGATAGACTCTCCTGGAATTAAGGAATGGGGAATACTCCACCTGACAAAGGGCGAGATTTTAGAAAGTTTTCCCGAAATTGCAAAGTTTAAGGACGACTGTCTAGTTTCAAATTGTTGCCAGGCAGCTCCAGGTTGTAAATTGCTGGAAATTTTAGAGTTAGGTTTGGAGATCAGG